In one window of Onychomys torridus chromosome 7, mOncTor1.1, whole genome shotgun sequence DNA:
- the Exph5 gene encoding exophilin-5 isoform X2 yields the protein MTKVPQGFDFSFLNEEEARKILQVLERNEELRRAEKDRISKLQKTKRDIRWLQGATGEWFEEIQRKKFCNETDVSQMLKPPLTYRLRKGMAKNDPMELQTSRSKTLINQKPSVSPRMSFRSSFASLFSFRRSGKETLKLQSQRRKGYDDRVGPSVSVRETTVAKIYNSPVGNQPVASVFVPKPAIMREESGMPPPWDSSPLESEFFQVLDDLDSKLAQEHSAGSVNTRVPFNYGSRTPFQHSHSSRNGHGHTTGRHQNYHSETSNMSIYDILRPGTPREGFKTFSPRTKTIYDMYRTREPRVLKEDFMQKNTFGSTSLCFDGRQRSASPATGRFTAKSLHFPAATPNKTSFTPVRRQQSPKRTPLSSIMWNRPDSSRHRQNRDESLGAPSPMDIDPADQYVAPKCFQESRRYELYHSQSVHQSIPLNAPMDNAMSPDTLENSENMPFYHQNNPFARSFFSTTFRQSREQRFGQNSFWSQQKEHSFWSDLHQGRKPLPSDRDFEMISVEANRAPSVYDHGVPSQHWRPHSPGCGTYVFRGQEDPHCWRSDLQTSPLESMDTSHANENEFPPHFVTPDGFSMTSSSCHIQSSGLDYQQGHCPIDIAVDEELCGKAQTLISSFRTSFPLIPDARRNSQSPSFPSSTVTLEKIIPNKPDYLPIRNFTEVTVAGGHSTESLSLPETQPNTPVTEMNSEKDMNESISGNEQLNKVGQKNKASGLPQPISQTVIANDLPDFQKAHSQHLTQNDRFAFNESATVSSRRSPRVFSRKDTSQTLIAQRDKAHELKEDEGFPGSRKVDSTASLPFIQEPAMLPSLPSPNQSCHQKTGSNEEGLSIIKNNHWCFEPTATQKAESPGEPANLDLERQQHPSTHSTNGSKLAARHRVWQDSGDVPSGVPQDSLPLSDSFPDALLIPSMTMFSRRLSDQDPSQEEREEKDQATKNQNNQLAINSTDNQESHDGPAFLHDAVHCHPYSPFRNGRGKGRVRRHVSCIEKLTKTENRAAPTSEGSSLTEDQSSVRAPELSTVYCTLPRKPASFLTHSRQQENKRMSASVRNGPLPFQIKNKVDVLTGKSTSDQPSSPPSVSDASNSIMGMPEATKKMTDMRAIRSASVRKGPLPFLIKRAISCPSGEPCTLARSDEREKSPILDVDASAVMPRPWGRIFNSLEDNSSFEESTFTERHNQKELAHEPTGKLEEMPAPGMSSSTLSNKSPKPLRADTSGKESGKALHKLKTTSMFSVSGDEENVKCLEVVSIYYTLPRKPSKKFCSLLQQYAQGTDSLRDAFQGKTEAFPSALERDELNCPAQVQSGIPPPQDLKMQVDSAPRCCSHSTENKEASESTLEEMASVGPDVSLPKGEPKTKEISPGSLAKTNMDDSLRRKKRGGKLPRQILQSPLLPQEKNAGAENTENHQQPSKGGNGGPPGLPAHSEGNVENSQTRRNSGACAGGTATVSTGNGWYPWRDYMAVAVDDSFSGSQPREASGTTGSDCQNLTDKMLSDSEPAFAVTPALHKLQLAEGAQSGRADLPSEPRQARSQGTNTAERRKVKDETQKLAWDQTLLPGGNNENKTNMGDLETKENRYSGKHRLEAMSKASRKIPAKDLSPRRHIATLFSQSESKSGFRGLSLCRSEDSPLSPEPTVKSTESTDESSLMNVDKSESPLQATAIANPEPPCQSCNQRSANISQPHQNESNSVLGTPSKSEDLGESGALARLTLTSPIEKSANHHQRLSPPFPLESVQKSTINLSHCQLRHCSAPSPESEPEPHLYRAKSLKNFNVHGDRLCTSHPPKARGRHFSENTSIDSALSQLSLEEDSSHNSAYSRRFKSFSELPTSNESDSWALCNNRTRSGPKSTSSISRPIDYGIFGKEQQLAFLENVKRSLTQGRLWKPSFLKNPGFLKDDVLNASNLSQSELVNPGGRSPEDGLCPSGPLNIYEDDPVDSDRDTDTTTDDEYYLDENDKESEL from the exons GTATGATGACCGTGTAGGACCTTCTGTGTCTGTGAGGGAGACAACGGTG GCAAAAATATACAACTCACCGGTTGGGAATCAACCAGTCGCCAGTGTGTTTGTCCCTAAGCCAGCCATCATGAGGGAGGAGAGTGGCATGCCTCCACCCTGGGATTCTTCTCCACTGGAAAGTGAGTTTTTCCAAG TTTTAGATGATTTGGACAGCAAGCTAGCTCAGGAACACTCTGCGGGCTCAGTAAATACCAGAGTGCCATTCAACTATGGATCAAGAACACCGTTCCAACATTCCCACTCGAGTAGGAACGGGCATGGTCATACCAcaggaaggcaccaaaactaccacAGTGAAACTTCCAACATGTCCATCTATGACATCCTGAGACCAGGAACTCCTAGAGAAGGCTTTAAAACCTTTTCTCCCAGAACAAAGACAATTTACGATATGTACAGGACCAGGGAGCCCAGAGTCTTAAAAGAGGACTTCATGCAAAAGAATACGTTCGGCAGTACATCCTTGTGCTTTGATGGCCGGCAGCGCTCAGCCTCACCAGCCACAGGGCGTTTTACTGCAAAGAGTTTACACTTTCCGGCTGCTACTCCAAACAAGACTAGTTTTACACCAGTAAGGCGCCAGCAAAGCCCTAAAAGAACTCCTTTATCATCCATCATGTGGAATAGGCCAGATTCTTCTAGACATAGGCAGAATCGGGACGAATCACTGGGGGCACCATCACCAATGGACATTGACCCTGCTGATCAGTATGTGGCTCCTAAGTGTTTTCAGGAGAGTAGGAGGTATGAGTTGTACCATTCACAGAGTGTTCACCAAAGCATCCCTTTAAATGCCCCCATGGACAATGCAATGAGTCCTGACACATTGGAGAACTCAGAGAACATGCCATTCTACCATCAGAATAACCCATTTGCAAGGTCTTTCTTTAGCACTACCTTCAgacagagcagagaacagagattTGGACAGAATTCCTTTTGGAGCCAACAGAAAGAACATTCTTTCTGGTCTGACTTACACCAGGGCAGGAAGCCATTGCCTTCTGACAGGGACTTTGAAATGATTTCTGTTGAAGCAAATAGGGCACCATCTGTTTATGACCACGGTGTCCCTTCTCAACACTGGAGGCCACATTCTCCTGGTTGTGGAACATATGTTTTCAGAGGTCAAGAGGATCCACATTGCTGGCGATCTGATCTTCAAACATCCCCACTGGAGAGCATGGACACATCACATGCCAATGAGAACGAATTTCCACCCCATTTTGTCACACCAGATGGATTTTCCATGACTAGCTCAAGCTGCCACATCCAATCTTCTGGGCTGGACTATCAGCAGGGCCACTGTCCTATAGACATAGCTGTAGATGAGGAGCTGTGTGGCAAGGCTCAAACTCTAATATCCTCATTCAGAACTTCCTTCCCCTTGATTCCTGATGCCAGAAGGAATTCTCAGAGTCCCAGCTTCCCGAGCTCCACAGTTACTTTGGAGAAAATAATCCCTAATAAGCCAGATTATCTTCCAATAAGAAACTTTACAGAAGTTACTGTGGCTGGTGGCCATTCCACTGAATCACTGTCTCTTCCTGAAACCCAGCCCAACACCCCAGTCACAGAAATGAACAGTGAGAAAGACATGAATGAATCTATTTCAGGAAATGAACAGCTAAACAAGGTGGGCCAGAAAAACAAGGCAAGTGGGTTACCCCAACCTATTTCACAGACAGTGATCGCTAATGATTTACCTGATTTTCAAAAGGCCCACTCCCAACACTTAACCCAAAACGACAGGTTTGCCTTTAATGAATCTGCCACAGTAAGTTCCAGAAGGTCCCCCAGGGTCTTTTCCAGGAAAGACACTTCCCAAACACTTATAGCACAAAGAGATAAAGCTCACGAACTGAAGGAAGATGAAGGGTTTCCTGGGAGCAGGAAAGTTGACTCCACAGCCTCCCTGCCTTTCATCCAAGAACCTGCAATGCTGCCATCTCTTCCCAGCCCAAATCAAAGTTGTcaccagaaaacaggaagtaatgAAGAGGGTTTGAGCATCATTAAAAATAACCACTGGTGCTTTGAACCCACTGCTACCCAAAAAGCAGAGTCTCCAGGGGAGCCTGCTAATTTAGACCTTGAGCGTCAACAACATCCTTCCACCCATTCTACCAATGGCAGCAAGCTGGCCGCCAGGCACAGAGTCTGGCAGGACTCTGGAGATGTGCCATCAGGTGTGCCCCAAGATTCTTTACCATTGAGTGATTCTTTCCCTGATGCTCTTTTGATACCTTCTATGACCATGTTCTCCAGGAGGCTTTCAGACCAAGATCCATctcaagaagaaagagaagaaaaagaccaGGCTACAAAGAACCAAAATAACCAGTTGGCTATAAATTCCACAGATAACCAAGAGAGTCATGACGGTCCTGCATTTCTGCATGATGCTGTTCACTGCCATCCGTACTCTCCCTTCAGAAACgggagggggaaaggaagagTCAGACGCCATGTGTCCTGTATTGAGAAGCTAACCAAGACTGAGAATAGAGCAGCACCCACAAGTGAAGGCAGCAGCCTCACAGAGGACCAAAGTAGCGTCAGAGCCCCTGAGCTCAGCACAGTCTATTGCACCTTGCCAAGAAAGCCAGCCAGCTTTCTCACACACAGCAGACAGCAAGAGAATAAGAGAATGTCTGCTTCAGTTAGGAATGGGCCACTTCctttccaaataaaaaataaagtggatgtTCTGACTGGGAAGAGCACATCTGATCAACCCAGTTCTCCCCCATCAGTGAGTGATGCTTCAAATTCCATCATGGGAATGCCTGAAGCCACCAAGAAGATGACAGATATGAGAGCCATTAGGTCGGCTTCTGTTAGAAAAGGGCCACTCCCTTTCCTCATCAAGAGGGCGATATCCTGTCCTTCGGGGGAGCCATGTACCTTGGCTAGAAGTGATGAAAGAGAAAAGTCACCAATCCTGGATGTGGATGCTTCTGCTGTAATGCCCAGGCCTTGGGGGAGAATCTTCAATTCTCTGGAAGATAACTCATCATTTGAAGAGAGTACTTTCACCGAAAGACACAACCAAAAGGAACTTGCTCATGAACCCACTGGAAAGCTTGAGGAGATGCCTGCCCCCGGAATGAGCTCGTCCACCCTTTCAAACAAAAGCCCCAAGCCTCTGCGTGCAGACACATCAGGAAAAGAGAGTGGGAAGGCATTACATAAGTTAAAGACAACTAGTATGTTCTCTGTTTCTGGTGATGAAGAGAACGTGAAATGTCTTGAGGTGGTTTCAATATATTATACTCTACCAAGAAAACCCAGCAAGAAATTCTGCAGCCTCCTTCAGCAGTATGCACAAGGTACAGATTCACTTCGAGACGCTTTTCAAGGGAAGACTGAAGCATTTCCTAGTGCTTTAGAACGTGATGAGTTAAATTGTCCTGCCCAAGTGCAGTCAGGAATACCTCCACCACAAGACCTAAAGATGCAGGTTGACTCTGCTCCACGCTGTTGTTCTCACAGCACTGAAAATAAGGAGGCTTCTGAATCTACCTTGGAGGAAATGGCTTCTGTGGGGCCAGATGTTTCTCTTCCTAAGGGAGAACCTAAGACCAAAGAGATTTCCCCGGGTAGCTTAGCTAAAACAAACATGGATGATtcactaaggagaaaaaagagaggggggaaaTTGCCAAGACAAATTCTACAGAGCCCATTACTGCCTCAGGAAAAAAATGCTGGAGCAGAAAACACTGAAAACCATCAACAGCCTTCTAAAGGAGGAAATGGTGGGCCCCCTGGTCTCCCAGCCCACTCAGAAGGTAATGTGGAAAATTCCCAAACCAGAAGAAATTCTGGAGCATGTGCAGGTGGTACAGCCACTGTATCAACAGGAAACGGATGGTATCCTTGGAGAGATTACATGGCTGTAGCTGTGGATGACAGTTTTagtgggtcacagcccagggaaGCCAGTGGGACAACTGGATCAGACTGCCAAAACCTGACTGATAAGATGCTCTCTGACTCAGAACCAGCCTttgctgtaaccccagcattgcataaactgCAGCTTGCTGAAGGGGCTCAGTCAGGAAGAGCAGATCTGCCCTCGGAACCCAGGCAGGCAAGAAGTCAGGGGACAAATacagcagagaggaggaaggttAAAGATGAAACACAGAAGTTGGCGTGGGATCAAACTCTACTTCCTGGAGGAAACAATGAGAATAAAACCAACATGGGCGacctagaaacaaaagaaaacagatactCGGGTAAACACAGACTGGAAGCCATGTCCAAAGCAAGCAGAAAAATCCCAGCTAAGGATTTAAGTCCCAGGAGACACATAGCCACTCTCTTCTCCCAAAGTGAAAGCAAATCTGGCTTTAGAGGGTTATCTCtttgcaggtcagaggacagcccacTGTCCCCTGAACCTACCGTAAAATCCACGGAGTCCACAGATGAAAGCAGCCTGATGAATGTGGACAAATCTGAAAGCCCTCTCCAAGCTACTGCAATAGCCAACCCGGAACCTCCTTGTCAGTCCTGCAACCAGAGGTCTGCTAACATTTCACAACCACATCAGAATGAGTCGAACAGTGTCTTAGGAACACCATCAAAGAGTGAGGATTTGGGAGAGTCAGGAGCCCTAGCTCGGCTCACACTTACCAGCCCCATAGAAAAAAGCGCTAACCATCACCAGAGGTTGAGTCCCCCCTTTCCCCTAGAATCTgtgcagaaatccacaataaacCTATCCCATTGTCAGCTGCGCCACTGCAGTGCCCCATCTCCAGAGTCAGAACCTGAGCCTCACCTCTACAGGGCAAAGAGTTTAAAAAACTTCAATGTGCATGGTGATCGGCTGTGCACAAGCCATCCTCCCAAAGCCAGGGGGCGCCACTTCTCTGAAAACACTTCCATTGACAGTGCTCTCAGTCAACTGTCCCTTGAGGAGGACTCTTCCCACAACAGTGCTTACAGTCGAAGATTCAAATCTTTTTCTGAGCTTCCTACCTCCAATGAAAGTGACAGTTGGGCTTTGTGTAACAATAGAACTAGATCGGGTCCCAAGTCCACCTCATCCATTTCCAGGCCTATTGACTATGGAATTTTTGGGAAAGAGCAGCAGTTGGCTTTCTTGGAGAATGTCAAGCGGTCACTCACACAAGGAAGATTATGGAAGCCAAGTTTCCTCAAGAACCCTGGCTTCCTCAAGGATGATGTCCTTAATGCTTCCAACCTGTCTCAGTCAGAGCTGGTGAATCCTGGTGGTCGGTCGCCAGAAGATGGCTTATGTCCAAGTGGACCACTTAATATCTATGAGGACGACCCGGTGGACTCAGACAGGGACACAGACACAACCACCGATGATGAGTACTACCTGGATGAAAACGATAAAGAGTCGGAACTATGA
- the Exph5 gene encoding exophilin-5 isoform X1 encodes MREESGMPPPWDSSPLESEFFQVLDDLDSKLAQEHSAGSVNTRVPFNYGSRTPFQHSHSSRNGHGHTTGRHQNYHSETSNMSIYDILRPGTPREGFKTFSPRTKTIYDMYRTREPRVLKEDFMQKNTFGSTSLCFDGRQRSASPATGRFTAKSLHFPAATPNKTSFTPVRRQQSPKRTPLSSIMWNRPDSSRHRQNRDESLGAPSPMDIDPADQYVAPKCFQESRRYELYHSQSVHQSIPLNAPMDNAMSPDTLENSENMPFYHQNNPFARSFFSTTFRQSREQRFGQNSFWSQQKEHSFWSDLHQGRKPLPSDRDFEMISVEANRAPSVYDHGVPSQHWRPHSPGCGTYVFRGQEDPHCWRSDLQTSPLESMDTSHANENEFPPHFVTPDGFSMTSSSCHIQSSGLDYQQGHCPIDIAVDEELCGKAQTLISSFRTSFPLIPDARRNSQSPSFPSSTVTLEKIIPNKPDYLPIRNFTEVTVAGGHSTESLSLPETQPNTPVTEMNSEKDMNESISGNEQLNKVGQKNKASGLPQPISQTVIANDLPDFQKAHSQHLTQNDRFAFNESATVSSRRSPRVFSRKDTSQTLIAQRDKAHELKEDEGFPGSRKVDSTASLPFIQEPAMLPSLPSPNQSCHQKTGSNEEGLSIIKNNHWCFEPTATQKAESPGEPANLDLERQQHPSTHSTNGSKLAARHRVWQDSGDVPSGVPQDSLPLSDSFPDALLIPSMTMFSRRLSDQDPSQEEREEKDQATKNQNNQLAINSTDNQESHDGPAFLHDAVHCHPYSPFRNGRGKGRVRRHVSCIEKLTKTENRAAPTSEGSSLTEDQSSVRAPELSTVYCTLPRKPASFLTHSRQQENKRMSASVRNGPLPFQIKNKVDVLTGKSTSDQPSSPPSVSDASNSIMGMPEATKKMTDMRAIRSASVRKGPLPFLIKRAISCPSGEPCTLARSDEREKSPILDVDASAVMPRPWGRIFNSLEDNSSFEESTFTERHNQKELAHEPTGKLEEMPAPGMSSSTLSNKSPKPLRADTSGKESGKALHKLKTTSMFSVSGDEENVKCLEVVSIYYTLPRKPSKKFCSLLQQYAQGTDSLRDAFQGKTEAFPSALERDELNCPAQVQSGIPPPQDLKMQVDSAPRCCSHSTENKEASESTLEEMASVGPDVSLPKGEPKTKEISPGSLAKTNMDDSLRRKKRGGKLPRQILQSPLLPQEKNAGAENTENHQQPSKGGNGGPPGLPAHSEGNVENSQTRRNSGACAGGTATVSTGNGWYPWRDYMAVAVDDSFSGSQPREASGTTGSDCQNLTDKMLSDSEPAFAVTPALHKLQLAEGAQSGRADLPSEPRQARSQGTNTAERRKVKDETQKLAWDQTLLPGGNNENKTNMGDLETKENRYSGKHRLEAMSKASRKIPAKDLSPRRHIATLFSQSESKSGFRGLSLCRSEDSPLSPEPTVKSTESTDESSLMNVDKSESPLQATAIANPEPPCQSCNQRSANISQPHQNESNSVLGTPSKSEDLGESGALARLTLTSPIEKSANHHQRLSPPFPLESVQKSTINLSHCQLRHCSAPSPESEPEPHLYRAKSLKNFNVHGDRLCTSHPPKARGRHFSENTSIDSALSQLSLEEDSSHNSAYSRRFKSFSELPTSNESDSWALCNNRTRSGPKSTSSISRPIDYGIFGKEQQLAFLENVKRSLTQGRLWKPSFLKNPGFLKDDVLNASNLSQSELVNPGGRSPEDGLCPSGPLNIYEDDPVDSDRDTDTTTDDEYYLDENDKESEL; translated from the exons ATGAGGGAGGAGAGTGGCATGCCTCCACCCTGGGATTCTTCTCCACTGGAAAGTGAGTTTTTCCAAG TTTTAGATGATTTGGACAGCAAGCTAGCTCAGGAACACTCTGCGGGCTCAGTAAATACCAGAGTGCCATTCAACTATGGATCAAGAACACCGTTCCAACATTCCCACTCGAGTAGGAACGGGCATGGTCATACCAcaggaaggcaccaaaactaccacAGTGAAACTTCCAACATGTCCATCTATGACATCCTGAGACCAGGAACTCCTAGAGAAGGCTTTAAAACCTTTTCTCCCAGAACAAAGACAATTTACGATATGTACAGGACCAGGGAGCCCAGAGTCTTAAAAGAGGACTTCATGCAAAAGAATACGTTCGGCAGTACATCCTTGTGCTTTGATGGCCGGCAGCGCTCAGCCTCACCAGCCACAGGGCGTTTTACTGCAAAGAGTTTACACTTTCCGGCTGCTACTCCAAACAAGACTAGTTTTACACCAGTAAGGCGCCAGCAAAGCCCTAAAAGAACTCCTTTATCATCCATCATGTGGAATAGGCCAGATTCTTCTAGACATAGGCAGAATCGGGACGAATCACTGGGGGCACCATCACCAATGGACATTGACCCTGCTGATCAGTATGTGGCTCCTAAGTGTTTTCAGGAGAGTAGGAGGTATGAGTTGTACCATTCACAGAGTGTTCACCAAAGCATCCCTTTAAATGCCCCCATGGACAATGCAATGAGTCCTGACACATTGGAGAACTCAGAGAACATGCCATTCTACCATCAGAATAACCCATTTGCAAGGTCTTTCTTTAGCACTACCTTCAgacagagcagagaacagagattTGGACAGAATTCCTTTTGGAGCCAACAGAAAGAACATTCTTTCTGGTCTGACTTACACCAGGGCAGGAAGCCATTGCCTTCTGACAGGGACTTTGAAATGATTTCTGTTGAAGCAAATAGGGCACCATCTGTTTATGACCACGGTGTCCCTTCTCAACACTGGAGGCCACATTCTCCTGGTTGTGGAACATATGTTTTCAGAGGTCAAGAGGATCCACATTGCTGGCGATCTGATCTTCAAACATCCCCACTGGAGAGCATGGACACATCACATGCCAATGAGAACGAATTTCCACCCCATTTTGTCACACCAGATGGATTTTCCATGACTAGCTCAAGCTGCCACATCCAATCTTCTGGGCTGGACTATCAGCAGGGCCACTGTCCTATAGACATAGCTGTAGATGAGGAGCTGTGTGGCAAGGCTCAAACTCTAATATCCTCATTCAGAACTTCCTTCCCCTTGATTCCTGATGCCAGAAGGAATTCTCAGAGTCCCAGCTTCCCGAGCTCCACAGTTACTTTGGAGAAAATAATCCCTAATAAGCCAGATTATCTTCCAATAAGAAACTTTACAGAAGTTACTGTGGCTGGTGGCCATTCCACTGAATCACTGTCTCTTCCTGAAACCCAGCCCAACACCCCAGTCACAGAAATGAACAGTGAGAAAGACATGAATGAATCTATTTCAGGAAATGAACAGCTAAACAAGGTGGGCCAGAAAAACAAGGCAAGTGGGTTACCCCAACCTATTTCACAGACAGTGATCGCTAATGATTTACCTGATTTTCAAAAGGCCCACTCCCAACACTTAACCCAAAACGACAGGTTTGCCTTTAATGAATCTGCCACAGTAAGTTCCAGAAGGTCCCCCAGGGTCTTTTCCAGGAAAGACACTTCCCAAACACTTATAGCACAAAGAGATAAAGCTCACGAACTGAAGGAAGATGAAGGGTTTCCTGGGAGCAGGAAAGTTGACTCCACAGCCTCCCTGCCTTTCATCCAAGAACCTGCAATGCTGCCATCTCTTCCCAGCCCAAATCAAAGTTGTcaccagaaaacaggaagtaatgAAGAGGGTTTGAGCATCATTAAAAATAACCACTGGTGCTTTGAACCCACTGCTACCCAAAAAGCAGAGTCTCCAGGGGAGCCTGCTAATTTAGACCTTGAGCGTCAACAACATCCTTCCACCCATTCTACCAATGGCAGCAAGCTGGCCGCCAGGCACAGAGTCTGGCAGGACTCTGGAGATGTGCCATCAGGTGTGCCCCAAGATTCTTTACCATTGAGTGATTCTTTCCCTGATGCTCTTTTGATACCTTCTATGACCATGTTCTCCAGGAGGCTTTCAGACCAAGATCCATctcaagaagaaagagaagaaaaagaccaGGCTACAAAGAACCAAAATAACCAGTTGGCTATAAATTCCACAGATAACCAAGAGAGTCATGACGGTCCTGCATTTCTGCATGATGCTGTTCACTGCCATCCGTACTCTCCCTTCAGAAACgggagggggaaaggaagagTCAGACGCCATGTGTCCTGTATTGAGAAGCTAACCAAGACTGAGAATAGAGCAGCACCCACAAGTGAAGGCAGCAGCCTCACAGAGGACCAAAGTAGCGTCAGAGCCCCTGAGCTCAGCACAGTCTATTGCACCTTGCCAAGAAAGCCAGCCAGCTTTCTCACACACAGCAGACAGCAAGAGAATAAGAGAATGTCTGCTTCAGTTAGGAATGGGCCACTTCctttccaaataaaaaataaagtggatgtTCTGACTGGGAAGAGCACATCTGATCAACCCAGTTCTCCCCCATCAGTGAGTGATGCTTCAAATTCCATCATGGGAATGCCTGAAGCCACCAAGAAGATGACAGATATGAGAGCCATTAGGTCGGCTTCTGTTAGAAAAGGGCCACTCCCTTTCCTCATCAAGAGGGCGATATCCTGTCCTTCGGGGGAGCCATGTACCTTGGCTAGAAGTGATGAAAGAGAAAAGTCACCAATCCTGGATGTGGATGCTTCTGCTGTAATGCCCAGGCCTTGGGGGAGAATCTTCAATTCTCTGGAAGATAACTCATCATTTGAAGAGAGTACTTTCACCGAAAGACACAACCAAAAGGAACTTGCTCATGAACCCACTGGAAAGCTTGAGGAGATGCCTGCCCCCGGAATGAGCTCGTCCACCCTTTCAAACAAAAGCCCCAAGCCTCTGCGTGCAGACACATCAGGAAAAGAGAGTGGGAAGGCATTACATAAGTTAAAGACAACTAGTATGTTCTCTGTTTCTGGTGATGAAGAGAACGTGAAATGTCTTGAGGTGGTTTCAATATATTATACTCTACCAAGAAAACCCAGCAAGAAATTCTGCAGCCTCCTTCAGCAGTATGCACAAGGTACAGATTCACTTCGAGACGCTTTTCAAGGGAAGACTGAAGCATTTCCTAGTGCTTTAGAACGTGATGAGTTAAATTGTCCTGCCCAAGTGCAGTCAGGAATACCTCCACCACAAGACCTAAAGATGCAGGTTGACTCTGCTCCACGCTGTTGTTCTCACAGCACTGAAAATAAGGAGGCTTCTGAATCTACCTTGGAGGAAATGGCTTCTGTGGGGCCAGATGTTTCTCTTCCTAAGGGAGAACCTAAGACCAAAGAGATTTCCCCGGGTAGCTTAGCTAAAACAAACATGGATGATtcactaaggagaaaaaagagaggggggaaaTTGCCAAGACAAATTCTACAGAGCCCATTACTGCCTCAGGAAAAAAATGCTGGAGCAGAAAACACTGAAAACCATCAACAGCCTTCTAAAGGAGGAAATGGTGGGCCCCCTGGTCTCCCAGCCCACTCAGAAGGTAATGTGGAAAATTCCCAAACCAGAAGAAATTCTGGAGCATGTGCAGGTGGTACAGCCACTGTATCAACAGGAAACGGATGGTATCCTTGGAGAGATTACATGGCTGTAGCTGTGGATGACAGTTTTagtgggtcacagcccagggaaGCCAGTGGGACAACTGGATCAGACTGCCAAAACCTGACTGATAAGATGCTCTCTGACTCAGAACCAGCCTttgctgtaaccccagcattgcataaactgCAGCTTGCTGAAGGGGCTCAGTCAGGAAGAGCAGATCTGCCCTCGGAACCCAGGCAGGCAAGAAGTCAGGGGACAAATacagcagagaggaggaaggttAAAGATGAAACACAGAAGTTGGCGTGGGATCAAACTCTACTTCCTGGAGGAAACAATGAGAATAAAACCAACATGGGCGacctagaaacaaaagaaaacagatactCGGGTAAACACAGACTGGAAGCCATGTCCAAAGCAAGCAGAAAAATCCCAGCTAAGGATTTAAGTCCCAGGAGACACATAGCCACTCTCTTCTCCCAAAGTGAAAGCAAATCTGGCTTTAGAGGGTTATCTCtttgcaggtcagaggacagcccacTGTCCCCTGAACCTACCGTAAAATCCACGGAGTCCACAGATGAAAGCAGCCTGATGAATGTGGACAAATCTGAAAGCCCTCTCCAAGCTACTGCAATAGCCAACCCGGAACCTCCTTGTCAGTCCTGCAACCAGAGGTCTGCTAACATTTCACAACCACATCAGAATGAGTCGAACAGTGTCTTAGGAACACCATCAAAGAGTGAGGATTTGGGAGAGTCAGGAGCCCTAGCTCGGCTCACACTTACCAGCCCCATAGAAAAAAGCGCTAACCATCACCAGAGGTTGAGTCCCCCCTTTCCCCTAGAATCTgtgcagaaatccacaataaacCTATCCCATTGTCAGCTGCGCCACTGCAGTGCCCCATCTCCAGAGTCAGAACCTGAGCCTCACCTCTACAGGGCAAAGAGTTTAAAAAACTTCAATGTGCATGGTGATCGGCTGTGCACAAGCCATCCTCCCAAAGCCAGGGGGCGCCACTTCTCTGAAAACACTTCCATTGACAGTGCTCTCAGTCAACTGTCCCTTGAGGAGGACTCTTCCCACAACAGTGCTTACAGTCGAAGATTCAAATCTTTTTCTGAGCTTCCTACCTCCAATGAAAGTGACAGTTGGGCTTTGTGTAACAATAGAACTAGATCGGGTCCCAAGTCCACCTCATCCATTTCCAGGCCTATTGACTATGGAATTTTTGGGAAAGAGCAGCAGTTGGCTTTCTTGGAGAATGTCAAGCGGTCACTCACACAAGGAAGATTATGGAAGCCAAGTTTCCTCAAGAACCCTGGCTTCCTCAAGGATGATGTCCTTAATGCTTCCAACCTGTCTCAGTCAGAGCTGGTGAATCCTGGTGGTCGGTCGCCAGAAGATGGCTTATGTCCAAGTGGACCACTTAATATCTATGAGGACGACCCGGTGGACTCAGACAGGGACACAGACACAACCACCGATGATGAGTACTACCTGGATGAAAACGATAAAGAGTCGGAACTATGA